The Curtobacterium sp. MCSS17_015 genomic sequence GCGGGTGGCCCGGGAGGCGGCGCTCGAGGTGGACCTGGTGCTCGACGGGATCCTGGGGATCGGTGGCGGTGGGCCGCTGCGCTCCCCCGCGCGCGAGGTCGTGGCGGCGCTCCGGGAGCTCGCACGTGAGCAGCGGGCGCCGTTCGTCGTGGCGGTGGACGTCCCGAGCGGCATCGACGTGGACACCGGCGGCATCGCGGACGACCACGTCCTGCACGCCGACGTCACGGTGACGTTCGGCGGGGTGAAGGCGGGGCTCCTCCGCGGGCCGGCGGCGACGCTCGCCGGGCGGATCGAGCTCGTCGACGTCGGGATCGGCGCGGACCTGGCGACCGTGGAGCCGCTGGTCCGCACCTGACCTGCGCCGCCCGGGCCAGGGTCGGTACGGCGGGATCGGCACGACCGGGATCGTCCGGCGGTGTCGGCTCGACGCCGGTGTCCGCGCAACGCCCGGAGGTCGCGCTGGGGCGGACGTGCGCCGTGCGCCGTCCGTACGTTCGATCGCATGACGTTCAACGACGACTCGCAGCTCAGTGGTGGCAAGGTCAAGCGGCGCGGGCCGGGGCGCGGTGTGGCGATCGGTGGTGGGAGCATCGGCACCGTGATCGTGGTGTTCCTCATCGCGCAGTTCACCGGCGTCGACCTCAGCGGGGTCGTCGGCGGTGGCGGCGGCCTGACGACCATCCAGCAGGGCGGCGCGGAGGCCTCGCCGGTGGCGGAGTGCCGCACGGGCCGTGACGCGAACGCGAGCATCGACTGCCGCATGGAGGGCGCCGCGGAGTCCCTCGACACGTACTGGTCGGCCGAGGCGCGCGAACTCGGGGTCAGCTACTCCACGCCGGAGTTCTTCCAGTTCACCGGGTCGACCGACACCGGGTGCGGGACGGCCTCGGCGTCCACGGGGCCGTTCTACTGCCCACCCGACCGTGCCCTGTACGTCGACACGGACTTCTACGACGAGCTGCGGTCCACGTACGGGGCGTCCGGCGGGCCGCTCGCCGAGATGTACGTCGTCGCGCACGAGTGGGGGCACCACATCCAGCAACTCGAGGGCACCTTCGCCGAGACCGACCGCAGCGGCAGCGGGGCCACGTCGGACAGCGTCCGTGTCGAACTGCAGGCGGACTGCTTCGCCGGCGCCTGGGTCGGGGACGCGGCGACCACGAAGTCGGCGAACGGCGAGACGTTCTTCGAGCCCGTCACCCGCGCCCAGGTCGCCGATGCGCTGTCGGCCGCGAGCGCCGTCGGTGACGACAGCATCCAGGAGCGCGCCACCGGACGGGTGGACCCCGACTCCTTCACGCACGGCACGAGCGAGCAGCGGCAGGACTGGTTCGAGCGGGGCTACGAGCAGGGTGCGACCAGTTGCGACACGCTCACCGTGCCCGCGTCGGCCCTCTGAACGACGACGGCCGGGCCACCTCGCGGAGGTGTCCCGGCCGTGGTGCGCGTCAGGCCGTGTGCGTCAGGCGCCGGGGTGTCACCGGGCCGAGGGCGACGCGGACGCGCTCGGGGTCGGCGTCGGTGTCGTCTCACTGCTGCCCGCGGCGCTGACGACGAAGGTCCGGAACTCGTCGTTCGTCGAAGCGGTGGAGTACGGGTACTGCTCACCGTTCACGAGCACCAGCGGGGTGCCCGGGAAGGTCGTCAGGTCGGAGCCGGGGATGTCGCCGCCGGTCACCGCGGTGGTCCGCTCGTCGACCCACTTGCCGTACCGCTGGTCGTCGATGCACTGCTCGATCGTGGAACCCTTGCGCACACCCGGCACGGTCGTCACGACGTCGGCGAGCTGCTCGTCGGTCAGACCCGCGGTGCCCTCCTCGGGTTGGGCGGCGAACAGTGCACGGTTCACGGCGAAGAACGAGTCCGGGGACTCCTGCGCGACGCAGGCCGCGGCGTTCGCGGCGCGGAGGGAGTACTTGGTGCCCTGGGAGCGGTTCGACAGGATCGCGACGGGGTGCACGTCGAGCGTCGCCGCGCCGGAGTCGACGAGGCCCTCGATGTACTCGCTGTTCGTCTGCTCGAACGAACCGCAGATCGGGCAGAGGTAGTCGACGTACAGGGTGATCCGCACGGTGTCGGCCGAGTCGGTCGAGCTGGGTGACGGGGCCGAGGACGCACCGGGCTCGACGGCCTTGAGTCCGGCGCCGATCGTGATCCCGCCGTCGGCCATCGTGTCCGGTCCGGGGCCTGCCGGCCGAGAGGAGTTCACGAGCACGAGCGTGACGACCGTGGCCGCGGCGACGAGCACCACGCCCAGTCCGACCTGGAGTCCGATGCGGACACCCCGCTGGCGGCGCTTCTGCTGGGTACGGGTTCGCTGGGCTCGTTCGCGCGCGGCGGCGCGACGCGCGTTCCGCTCAGCGCGGGCGTCGCCTTCGGGGCGGTTGGTCATCGTGCGGTCGTCCTCCTGGTCGGTGTCCGCTCGGCCTCCCCCCGGTCGGCGGACGGACCCGGCGATTGTAGTGGCGGCCGATGGGAACCAGCCAACCAGCAGGTGACCTCCGGGCGACCGTCAGGGAAGCACTGGCGCGGACCGGAGAACTCGTGTTGTATGAACAGCGACGGTCGACGGCGACCGTCCGGGGCCCTCGCGGGCCGCCGCTTCACTACGGATCGTCCGGCACGTACCTGCCGGTGGAGAGGACCGAACGCTCATGGCGTCCGTCACCTATGACAAGGCAACCCGTCTGTACCCCGGAGGCAACCGCCCCGCGGTCGACTCCCTCGACCTGGACGTCGCCGACGGCGAGTTCCTCGTCCTCGTCGGCCCCTCGGGCTGTGGCAAGTCCACGTCCCTGCGCATGCTCGCCGGCCTCGAAGAGGTCAACTCCGGTGCCATCCGCATCGGCGACCGCGACGTCACCGACGTCCCGCCGAAGGACCGCGACATCGCGATGGTGTTCCAGAACTACGCGCTGTACCCGCACATGACCGTCGCCGAGAACATGGGCTTCGCGCTCAAGATCGCCGGCGTCGGCAAGGAGGAGCGCGCCACCCGCGTGCAGGAGGCCGCCAAGCTCCTCGACCTCGAGCAGTACCTCGGCCGCAAGCCGAAGGCCCTCTCCGGTGGTCAGCGTCAGCGCGTCGCCATGGGCCGTGCGATCGTCCGTCAGCCGCAGGTGTTCCTCATGGACGAGCCGCTGTCGAACCTCGACGCC encodes the following:
- a CDS encoding neutral zinc metallopeptidase, encoding MTFNDDSQLSGGKVKRRGPGRGVAIGGGSIGTVIVVFLIAQFTGVDLSGVVGGGGGLTTIQQGGAEASPVAECRTGRDANASIDCRMEGAAESLDTYWSAEARELGVSYSTPEFFQFTGSTDTGCGTASASTGPFYCPPDRALYVDTDFYDELRSTYGASGGPLAEMYVVAHEWGHHIQQLEGTFAETDRSGSGATSDSVRVELQADCFAGAWVGDAATTKSANGETFFEPVTRAQVADALSAASAVGDDSIQERATGRVDPDSFTHGTSEQRQDWFERGYEQGATSCDTLTVPASAL
- a CDS encoding thioredoxin domain-containing protein, with the protein product MTNRPEGDARAERNARRAAARERAQRTRTQQKRRQRGVRIGLQVGLGVVLVAAATVVTLVLVNSSRPAGPGPDTMADGGITIGAGLKAVEPGASSAPSPSSTDSADTVRITLYVDYLCPICGSFEQTNSEYIEGLVDSGAATLDVHPVAILSNRSQGTKYSLRAANAAACVAQESPDSFFAVNRALFAAQPEEGTAGLTDEQLADVVTTVPGVRKGSTIEQCIDDQRYGKWVDERTTAVTGGDIPGSDLTTFPGTPLVLVNGEQYPYSTASTNDEFRTFVVSAAGSSETTPTPTPSASASPSAR